In Phacochoerus africanus isolate WHEZ1 chromosome 2, ROS_Pafr_v1, whole genome shotgun sequence, one DNA window encodes the following:
- the LOC125121262 gene encoding interferon alpha-2-like, whose translation MALPVSVLLALVMLCSRIACSLGCELPQSHDNPEIFTLLRQMGRLSILSCLKDRTDFRFPRTLVDGNQVEKTQAVAVVHEMLQQIFRLFSTSGSPSPWDETLLIKFLSGLYQQLDDLEKCLREEKKVEQSPPGSENSILAVKMYFQGISLYLKEKEYSHCAWEVVRVETRKCLLFINNLVGKLKK comes from the coding sequence ATGGCCCTCCCAGTCTCTGTGCTGCTGGCCCTGGTGATGCTGTGCTCCAGAATCGCTTGCTCTCTGGGCTGTGAGCTACCTCAGAGCCATGACAATCCAGAAATCTTTACACTTTTGAGACAAATGGGAAGACTCTCCATTCTGTCCTGTCTGAAGGACAGGACTGACTTCAGATTTCCTCGGACACTTGTGGATGGAAACCAGGTTGAGAAAACGCAAGCCGTGGCTGTTGTGCACGAGATGCTCCAGCAGATCTTCCGCCTCTTCAGCACAAGTGGTTCTCCTTCACCTTGGGATGAAACTCTCCTGATCAAATTCCTTTCTGGACTTTATCAACAGCTGGATGACCTGGAGAAATGtttgagggaggaaaagaaagtggAGCAGTCACCCCCAGGAAGTGAGAACTCCATACTGGCTGTGAAGATGTACTTCCAAGGAATCAGTCtgtatctgaaagagaaagaatacagCCACTGTGCCTGGGAGGTTGTCAGGGTGGAAACCAGAAAGTGCTTGCTCTTCATTAACAACCTCGTAGGAAAACTCAAGAAATGA